Proteins from one Scylla paramamosain isolate STU-SP2022 chromosome 3, ASM3559412v1, whole genome shotgun sequence genomic window:
- the LOC135094485 gene encoding mucin-2-like isoform X2, protein MVSRHLAVAVLLLLEVRPVPANLFALSGRAEASLMNITKEAPGWQTKSDHVDDILLGRSRPFVPFNSLTFSNDSSSPSSSFTWVPPNMESIRQKIANSKLAGKKPGNLKPVAATPTPAAMTKSTPPPRPSSLIGLTNYSRPDMPHQSWDNMGIVDQTHLPSPQATHSVFSNSGMRTPASIGSSSSKRPPPTTTATPTLYTWSTVSDNEVTKTPPPVRPPHMSILYTMKPSSFAVSLPSVVIGVGRPSSPRPFFSVRPSSSPARPSYVSSSPSITLPLSITLSPPTRAPPPPTRASPPPPTRASPPPPTRASPPPPTRAPPPLPTRAPPPLTRAPPPSTTRAPPPLPTRPPSPPPTTRTPPPPTTIPPPPPTRFFPPPPPPPPPTKVPPAPPTRAPPPSLTKPPPPPPRPRPPPTRRSSPSARPPPPSTRLPPPPRPRPSPIRPSPPPTRLPPPTPPPRQRPPPTTPPLPPTRLPPPPPPARPLPPTTTPPAVASTLPPIRPASQATQSPALVPAVTWFPLPQVFTLPSTTPPVSYAQGIVTWFPPYTKLSQANSSHTAATSEPGSFSVASSFPSTPPAPVSLKLSQPPGSKYQVRPHARPGSLRPSIITWRPSYEPIIVKQPSTTAHSGDLLVTFTPRPHGAVQEDTTLSPATSSSKLPPLKSSAASLVNNYPFRIKTQWNAFSHGSTPRPPIRLTETPEAATPTPASLAVLHASAQTEMQNTKKEGPQTQITQPSSHPLPGAVTIPPGDSQVLQQVLKDMTGEEETVMVKKTSSSPQMTQRPSVSSRPPAGFLAGGFVVKRNVSGVTNQGVEVRPEKQGAVNSFSGISSLSRPTSTPVATTTTTTTTNATAQTSPAVNPDLTFQSSTSATTATNSLPSTPYWYASPSGATHPLAPSTKLPPLHHTHTPVFASPGAPHPGIPAGGYQSMPHHHLHAPPTAQEGPGVTAAGMSGTHPEQEPHVLVKVWSAEGGRFTLVSSSRVPSHALASNNIPDLQPTSPPPPLLFPHYTFQYPKTHSTSPHSISPESGSPGPLPHPAFTFPLVPSIFPPRPSPLPTRLSYTTHTQQGTKDALTHTPLVYDSLNTKELLEVLKLKLLTQDSSQTHPQDHDHPWHLDSGVTQSPVMPSTIRQEAEIMEQPAQDPPPHGSVSDPPHLGDPLNQADFLHNPVFIVGVNDSFSESHLSIPPLSSSTNDTLDYSYHETYHYFTTIPDHPPRSPSSPSHHSGIQQYAPLYSGLLPQTLQHLPLAVTNTTSLDSFQLVSQYSSLLQDSNFYEPQNFTLATGPPTSSPPSSPHHTPQPVSVPPPTTGESSSSPGLTLPISNLLENSILLSNILEELLQDLSHSNSTLGHQETLPLEDESVSLTNDVQHLKDHSPPPSATPVSHQTLINPLLPPLLPILLGHSFSPESFTSAPQNTSSGTHYKVPPTTSDIFLPPKHNIVAAMKERPLSSATATDDAYSLPHFSPGSAIATNISTAPGDTSTTTAPINALTSGLPNDSVTTESTSPPQVSTSHPVISAQFLKDSNNLKESSLFFPDWTDKLNIKQTSYHESHTPSHRQPSKYVTPSSVSLHASIASSPELFEVLTNLQHSLRSPTMPVRPHLSNLTEKNEFDDFPAYLANNFMNHTSFPSIGQHLTPPDADGMESEHQAGLSSWTSLGSSSGEPAWQDLLQPSYLEAFFADLDMEDPHIRRILRTLALIYIFAINPHLHILNLQDNHHESLSSAQVSTSQLSLNTEPVILNSFSPGQGGDEPVLLNEVLMPHSILQKDDFPSSHQVEVTSSSASLKDDNFLSRIEPIAPVGTPASSGSSGATTEKSHMDECLKKSWCALGMALTMAAGTTSAVAVPLMVPLLGRRRRKLTFAPLSSSSPHLPPRLSLAAKIDSRLRRSPKTMLAAILRRMAFHNHQNSVSSVASIGGGGNSRQESDSGVVHHRLKAPSVTTSVSSTDKVFSHSKSFISASQPSGLEEVDNARSF, encoded by the exons ATGGTGTCGAGGCACCTCGCTGTTGCTGTGCTTCTTCTACTGGAGGTTCGTCCTGTCCCTGCCAATCTCTTCGCACTGTCAGGTAGAGCTGAGGCCAGTCTTATGAACATCACCAAGGAAGCACCCGGATGGCAGACTAAGAGCGACCATGTGGATGACATCCTCCTGGGCAGGTCAAGACCCTTCGTGCCCTTCAACAGCTTGACCTTTTCTAATGACTCTTCATCCCCGTCCTCCTCATTCACATGGGTGCCCCCTAATATGGAGAGCATAAGACAGAAAATTGCCAACAGCAAACTGGCAGGCAAAAAGCCAGGCAATCTCAAACCAGTGGCTGCAACACCAACACCTGCTGCGATGACGAAGTCCACGCCTCCTCCGCGTCCCTCCTCGCTGATAGGACTGACCAACTACTCTCGCCCCGATATGCCTCACCAAAGTTGGGATAACATGGGTATTGTCGACCAGACTCACTTACCCTCTCCTCAAGCCACTCACAGCGTCTTCAGTAATTCAGGCATGAGGACACCTGCCAGTATTGGATCTAGCAGCAGCAAGCGGCCGCCGCCCACAACTACAGCGACGCCAACACTGTACACCTGGAGCACTGTTTCAGATAACGAGGTGACGAAAACACCTCCACCCGTCAGGCCGCCTCACATGTCCATTCTCTACACCATGAAGCCTTCCTCTTTCGCTGTTAGTCTGCCCTCAGTGGTTATCGGTGTAGGGCGCCCATCGTCACCTAGGCCATTTTTCTCCGTCaggccttcctcctccccagccaGACCCTCATACGTGTCGTCAAGCCCTTCGATTACGTTGCCTCTGTCCATCACGCTCTCTCCACCAACCAGggcccctccaccaccaaccagagcctctcctccaccaccaaccagggcctctcctccaccaccaaccagggcctctcctccaccaccaaccagggcccctccaccactaccaaccAGGGCCCCTCCACCACTAACCAGGGCCCCTCCACCATCAACAACCAGGGcccctcctccactaccaaccagacctccttctccaccaccaacaaccaggacccctcctccaccaaccactatccctcctccaccaccaaccagattctttccaccaccaccaccaccaccaccaccaaccaaagtccctccagcaccaccaaccAGAGCCCCTCCACCATCACtaaccaaaccaccaccaccaccgcccagaCCCCGTCCACCACCAACCAGACGCTCATCACCATCAGCtagacctccaccaccatcaaccagactccctccaccacccagACCCCGTCCATCACCAATcagaccttcaccaccaccaaccagacttccaccaccaacaccgccacccAGACAACGTCCACCACCAAccactcctccactaccaccaaccagactccctccaccaccaccaccagccagacCCCTTCCACCAACTACTACCCCACCAGCAGTTGCATCCACATTACCCCCAATCAGGCCAGCTTCCCAAGCCACACAGTCCCCAGCCCTCGTCCCTGCAGTCACGTGGTTTCCCCTGCCTCAGGTGTTCACTCTTCCCAGCACCACGCCACCGGTCTCCTATGCACAGGGAATTGTAACCTGGTTCCCCCCTTACACCAAACTCTCCCAGGCCAATAGCAGCCACACGGCAGCCACTTCTGAACCAGGTTCATTCTCTGTAgcctcatccttcccctccactcctcctgcACCAGTTTCGTTAAAATTAAGCCAGCCTCCAGGATCAAAATACCAAGTTAGGCCTCATGCGAGACCTGGAAGTCTGCGCCCCTCTATCATAACGTGGCGGCCGAGTTATGAACCGATTATTGTcaagcagccttccaccacagCCCACAGTGGCGACCTCCTCGTCACCTTCACTCCCAGACCACACGGCGCCGTGCAGGAAGATACAACACTCTCCCCggccacttcctcctccaagcTGCCTCCATTAAAATCCTCTGCCGCCTCACTTGTCAACAACTATCCATTTAGAATCAAGACGCAATGGAACGCATTCTCACACGGGTCAACGCCTCGCCCTCCCATCAGGCTGACCGAGACTCCTGAGGCTGCCACACCAACACCTGCTTCCCTTGCCGTGTTGCATGCCAGCGCTCAAACAGAGAtgcaaaacacaaagaaagaaggcCCACAGACACAAATCACTCAACCTTCGTCACACCCATTACCAGGTGCGGTCACGATCCCTCCTGGAGACAGTCAAGTTCTCCAGCAGGTCCTCAAGGACATGACGGGTGAGGAGGAAACAGTCATGGTGAAAAAaacttcttcctctccacaaATGACGCAGCGTCCGAGTGTGAGCTCCCGTCCACCCGCAGGATTTCTGGCGGGAGGATTTGTGGTGAAGAGGAATGTGTCAGGCGTCACGAATCAAGGAGTAGAGGTGCGGCCCGAAAAACAGGGTGCTGTGAattcttttagtggtatatcGTCTTTGTCGCGACCTACATCAACACcagtagccaccaccaccaccaccaccaccactaatgctACTGCTCAAACCAGTCCAGCTGTAAATCCTGATTTAACTTTTCAGTCTTCCACTTCAGCAACTACAGCAACTAATAGCCTCCCGTCCACTCCTTACTGGTACGCATCCCCCTCCGGCGCCACTCATCCACTGGCACCATCCACCAAGCTGCCTCCTttacaccacacccacacaccggTCTTTGCGTCACCAGGGGCCCCACATCCTGGGATCCCCGCGGGAGGTTACCAGAGcatgccacaccaccacctccacgctCCGCCCACCGCTCAAGAAG GTCCCGGCGTCACGGCAGCAGGCATGAGCGGCACTCACCCGGAGCAGGAGCCTCACGTCCTGGTGAAGGTGTGGAGTGCAGAGGGCGGCCGCTTCACTTTGGTGTCCAGCAGCCGCGTGCCTTCCCATGCCCTGGCCTCCAACAACATCCCCGACCTGCAGCCCACATCACCCCCGCCACCACTGCTCTTCCCTCACTACACTTTCCAATACCCGAAAACACACTCCACCTCTCCTCACTCCATCTCTCCTGAGAGCGGCTCCCCAGGCCCGCTTCCCCACCCtgcctttactttccctttggttccatccatctttcctccacgcCCTAGCCCTCTGCCCACACGCCTCTCATACACCACCCATACTCAACAAGGCACCAAGGACGCCCTTACGCACACCCCTCTTGTTTATGATTCCCTCAACACGAAGGAGCTACTGGAAGTCCTTAAATTGAAGCTACTGACGCAAGACTCCTCTCAGACTCATCCACAGGATCATGATCACCCTTGGCATCTTGATAGTGGCGTCACGCAGTCCCCAGTTATGCCCTCAACaatcaggcaggaagcggagaTTATGGAACAACCAGCCCAAGACCCACCACCTCATGGAAGCGTAAGCGACCCTCCTCATCTGGGCGACCCACTAAACCAAGCAGACTTTCTCCACAATCCCGTGTTTATCGTGGGAGTTAATGACTCTTTCTCTGAAAGCCACCTATCAATTCCACCTTTATCATCATCCACAAACGACACACTTGATTATTCCTACCACGAGACCTACCACTACTTCACCACCATCCCTGACCATCCTCCCCGGTCTCCGTCATCCCCAAGCCATCACTCAGGAATCCAACAATATGCACCACTGTATTCTGGACTGCTGCCACAAACACTGCAACACTTACCTCTCGCCGTCACAAATACCACGAGTTTGGATTCCTTTCAACTGGTTTCCCAGTACTCCTCTTTACTTCAAGACTCAAACTTTTATGAACCACAAAATTTCACCTTGGCGACGGGTCCTCCTACCTCGTCCCCACCTAGTAGTCCCCACCACACACCGCAACCAGTCTCCGTGCCTCCTCCAACCACTGGGGAGAGTTCCTCAAGCCCTGGCCTCACACTTCCAATTTCAAATCTTCTCGAAAACTCGATCTTGCTTAGCAACATCCTAGAAGAGCTGCTACAGGATCTGTCACATTCCAACAGTACACTCGGCCATCAAGAGACTTTGCCTCTCGAAGATGAGAGTGTTTCTTTGACGAACGACGTGCAACACCTGAAGGAccactcccctccaccctcaGCCACGCCAGTATCCCACCAGACACTgatcaacccactccttccgcCTCTCCTTCCCATTTTACTCGGACATAGTTTTTCCCCTGAGAGTTTCACCAGCGCTCCTCAGAACACTTCCTCAGGGACGCATTACAAAGTACCGCCCACAACTTCTGACATTTTTCTTCCGCCAAAACACAACATTGTGGCAGCCATGAAGGAGAGGCCACTTTCCTCAGCCACAGCCACAGACGACGCCTATTCACTCCCACATTTTTCTCCAGGGTCGGCCATTGCCACCAACATCTCCACTGCTCCAGGcgacaccagcaccaccaccgctccCATCAATGCTTTGACCAGTGGTCTCCCTAATGATTCTGTGACGACTGAGTCCACAAGTCCTCCTCAAGTATCCACCTCCCATCCAGTAATATCTGCCCAATTTCTGAAGGACTCAAACAACTTGAAGGAGAGCAGTTTGTTCTTCCCTGATTGGACAGATAAATTGAATATTAAGCAGACTTCGTATCATGAGTCTCACACGCCCTCTCACCGCCAGCCTTCAAAGTATGTCACAccctcctccgtctccctccACGCCTCCATTGCTTCATCTCCAGAATTATTTGAGGTTTTGACGAACCTTCAACACAGTCTACGCTCTCCTACCATGCCCGTCCGTCCACATCTCTCCAatctaacagaaaaaaatgagtttGATGATTTTCCAGCATATCTTGCTAATAACTTCATGAACCATACTTCGTTTCCTTCTATAGGACAGCACCTCACACCACCTGACGCTGATGGGATGGAAAGCGAGCACCAAGCCGGACTCAGTTCATGGACGTCCTTAGGGTCCAGCTCCGGAGAGCCTGCATGGCAAGACCTGCTCCAGCCATCCTACCTCGAGGCATTCTTCGCCGATCTGGACATGGAAGACCCTCACATTAGAAGGATCCTTCGCACGTTAGCGTTGATTTACATCTTTGCTATCAATCCACACCTCCACATTCTAAATTTGCAGGACAACCACCACGAGTCCCTCTCCTCTGCCCAAGTCTCCACGTCTCAGCTGTCTCTAAACACTGAGCCTGTCATCCTTAATTCTTTCAGTCCAGGGCAGGGAGGAGATGAACCTGTGCTTCTCAATGAGGTCCTTATGCCACATTCCATACTCCAGAAAGATGACTTCCCTTCATCGCATCAGGTGGAAGTCACGTCATCATCAGCATCGCTCAAGGATGATAATTTTCTTTCGAGAATCGAGCCCATAGCTCCGGTTGGCACCCCTGCATCCTCTGGGTCCTCAGGAGCAACCACAGAGAAGAGCCACATGGATGAGTGCCTCAAGAAGAGTTGGTGTGCCCTTGGGATGGCACTCACGATGGCAGCAGGAACGACGAGCGCAGTGGCAGTGCCACTGATGGTGCCACTACTGGGCCGTCGACGGAGGAAGCTGACATTCGCACCTCTCTCCAGCAGTAGCCCACACCTTCCTCCCCGCCTCTCACTTGCTGCTAAAATTGATTCCCGTCTACGACGGAGCCCAAAGACAATGCTGGCTGCCATCCTTCGTCGAATGGCTTTCCACAATCACCAGAACAGTGTCAGTTCTGTGGCTTCTATTGGTGGCGGTGGCAACAGCCGCCAGGAAAGTGATAGTGGTGTGGTGCACCACAGATTAAAGGCGCCGTCTGTAACCACGTCAGTCAGCTCCACTGATAAAGTTTTCAGTCATTCCAAGTCTTTCATTTCTGCCTCTCAACCGAGTGGCCTCGAGGAAGTGGATAATGCACGCAGCTTCTGA